AGTATTGTTAGAAACAATAGTTGATGAAGGATTTTAATCTCTACTACACCAATAAATTACTATGAAAAATACTTTATCAGCAATATATTTGCaggaatgtatttattatttaatgaacaatattattataattcagatCCATTACTTTCAGATGTTCATTGGCGTATTAATTGTGTTTTCATACTGTCTGGTACACAGTGGATTATGGTTGCTTTACTTATTATATGagtaaaataacccttaattaTGTTGTGTttagtatgtatttttgtagtttttataggtactacaaaaataaaacatacctaCCAATATACAGAAGAGCCTCAATAATCTGAACTACCAAAAACTAACCCCTGTTTatagtatgttaaaaaaatgcaagtatattttcacaaaatatatttactatagtTTAAGAGAAAACATAAGATCAGCTAACGGTAAGGGAGAGAGAGGGGCAGTCGGCAGTTCAGATTAGCCAGAGTACGGATTATTTATCCAGGCTCTACTGTATATATTTCCACTTCACAAACTGATGGACAATTGTTGACAAATATGATGTATATGTTACGGGCAATTTGATAAGTCCGGGCACTATTAATAATGGCCGGTCTGTATTCATAATGCCCGACTCAATTGGACAATGTGACTAAAACAGCATGACTAATCACTTTTCCCGGCCATTATGAATAATGCCCACCCTATCTTGggcaaagtaataaaataggtGAACTgtagtgtttttgtttattaattgaaattaaacttacaaaattatCATGAAAAGTTagcaaaaaataaactattgaacaaagtagttaaaaaataaacagttaaaaatgtaataacatcattagttaactacttttattttgacaagtatattactttacaaaaaatagtttaaaaattagtaagctgagaaaaatcaacaaaaatatcTATTAAGGACTGTGCAAGAAAGTTATTAAGAAAGTAATAAGTGATAAATTCAAGCTATCTCAAACACTGACTTATTACATGGACCACGGGCCGTcgggcattattaataatggccgGTCAAAGTGATAAATTAATCACTTTGCCCATCGCTCTTGgacattattaaaaatggccGGTCCTTATTAATAATGCCCAGTTAATCACGTTGCCCGTAACATATACATTTAGACTAAACATTCCATATTATTGTAGTTTACCAGATGTAtgaattaattgatttataaaCCTAACAGTATTGAAGcagaatttataacaaaatgacATTGTTTAAATCCAATCCTTTAATATTCCTTTGATaagttatacgtctagatagagtctcttaatgttatacaaccgataaaaacaggcgaGGAAAATTAgcttagtgtgtgtgacaagcaaTGTCCTACActcgatttgtatgacactttgtgttagtgcattgctcaaaatagaggttagttcaaaacacaatttttttcgacgtttttacagctgtcacagtctatctagatgtataaatgatctaagatctGATCTAATATTCATTCTGCAAAAGAAATGTTCCTAAGCATTTTAGTGGAAAACAATAGATAACATTTATAACTGTCTTAAATATTATGTGTTGTTTATTGTAAAAGCTATATTTCAGCctaattttaatgaatgtatGAATGTTCAATGTAACAACatcaatatgttataaaatcaattaatcaaaaatatattgttaaaagttatctaatttaatatcataaacACACTGCCATTGCCAATGTATGAAACTGTtatgtgttttaaataataaattgtggaTTGAAGGATGTGAGATAAGTATTGCTGCATAATGCCAAAATTAAGATTTTCTCAACTCAGACACTCCACCATCAAAATAAGATGTCATATCATCAATACCTACTCATTGTTTGACAGTTCTCTTGGCTGTACATTCCACCCAAATGTcaagatatattttaaattattatggacgaaaaaatatttttggctGGATTAGAGATGGTTGTGAATAATGGTCAGACAAAACAATGTTTAGGATACTTATTAtggtataataaatattcatttttatgttcTTGATAATGTGTCAAGTGCAAAAGATATAACAGTAGACTATCcccacttacggccgttttcaatatacttatctatccttagtttaacttacgagaggtagacaaatctatcattttaggCTTAGTTACATTTCAatacctatcgacataaagcattggactataactatattggacttaactatggatagataagatcttgtcattaaacggtgatagcaatgtatccgtaactagagatacgttattgataacggccgttagataatttatatgtctagatagtgTCTTGCTGTTAAACAACTGATAAAAAGGCCGGgcatattagtttagtgtgcgtgacaagcaacgacttacactcgcgatttgtataacactatatattagtgtgcgtgaattgctcaaaataaaggttagttctaaagtctatttttttttcgacgttttcacagctgccatagtctatctaggcgtataaatgatctaaggtgtCTCCATTATAATGAGGATTAATACCAATGTCTTTTTGAATCGGTTTGTACATTTATTTGACACATAAAAGGTCAGCAACTCTCAAGTTGACACCTATGGTGTTACATGAGAGTATGTACTGAGGTGATCACATCCCATTCGGTGAACCTGTATGTATACTTCATTTGTCcttctcttctataaaaaaattgtgagaaATATATCTAGTTCCAATGcttgtaattgaaaaaaaacCAAGATTAACATAGTTTTTATTCTATAGTTTCAAccagatatattttaaatttctctCATTGATACTTGCTGGCCccactgaaataaaataaaatctgagGTCTGATAACATAATcttatgagaaaaaaatattttaccaatAACGAGAGAAATTGTTTTTGATGATGGAGTTGTATTTGTGGAATGCCTTAACAAGTTGCCATGTGTAATAAGTGTGTGCCTGATCACTGAAGTCATTGTAGTGTGTGTGAGAtagacataaataaaataactattgaattgtgtaaaatatgtttcatttaatttgattctttacaataatttaaatataaattcatataattaatgatttaacaATTCAGATAAttgattcaattttatttggaaaaaatatttaaagactgcatattcttatataaaaaatattacagatttCAATCCTGTAATAAAttggataaaaataatatataatctatcGGCGAAAATGGGTTTTACAAACACATATGAAATATCATatgattttaaatcaatttaatctTTGTTCCATACATGTGGCTATTTAtggagtaataataattttcttttttattgaatttattttaaatggacAGTTTATTTCTAATCAATCTTCGTGGTGCATAACAAATAttacagttatttttttaaatataagtaatatctCTAAATCTCTTTTTGTTTGCCACAATGAACTTTTATGAGGGAAACTTTCACTTTTGGGGAGTCTGTACCAGTGACACCAACAGTTACTACTTAGTTTCATGaatttgtatttgttttttgtatacTGAAGCTAAAATTCCTTTGTGTTAATTAGTCTAATTGTAGATTAGTAAGAAAATAAACTCCCCTTAACATATCCTACATCTTCACAACCGACCAATCTTGGATTCACATATCTAAATTCCTTTGATGAAGCAGCAATGGGCATTGGTCATACAAGGAGTAGCAAGTTAAATAATAAGTGATTGAATATTCATATGAAATGTGTTTTCATACATCATTCATTCATAACattcatcaaataaaaattaattaaaagtaacaATCATCTCCACGCCTAAATTGAAGAGGATTGTTGTTTTGAATTggtgttaataaaaaataaggctaatagtttttttaatttgcaaaacaaaattgatttttgggcaataatataagtatctgcaacatatttttcaattgtaattatttaaaataggaacCCATCTCTATCCACTCTGAAGTTCCTATACCACTTGTTTTTTGgtacattattaaaacaaaaacattaaattaatatatatatatatatgatttgagttttctttaatgttaattccgccaatatttgtctttaaacaattcaacatgTGTTTAGCCTTTatacaaggcatcctcaggacatgttgtcttgccaaaatctggcacgaaactCAGTGTCGACAcatgtcaaattgtttaaagacaaatattgagggaattaatttttattaaattaataggtcattaatataaaaataaataaacaaaatcaaataCACAGAGTATCATGAATCATCAAATGTCATGCGTCCTACAccatgatttttaatatatcttctgtattgtttgtatttattattctcGGCTAATGCCTTTTTAGTTTCCTCATCTTTGATTTCTTTCCAAACAACAAAGTTATCCCAAATCCATAATTCCTCATCTAAGTATTCTTGTTTCTCATGATCGTCAAGAGCATTAAACTGATGATGGCCCATCTTCAAATACTTTctaattaaatataacttttCTTCTTCACCATAAGGATGTTTTAAAACTGTAAACTTCCAAAACCATCTTAAGTACCAATGAATGTAACATACAATTGTGTatggtaaaataattaactgtatccATAGAATATCTTTGATTTCGGGCTTTGCATATGCACctttgatatccatattatcTTCTATCACTCTACGTATTATTCTGTCCTGTTCTAGTTTGAGTTCTCCTTTACTTTTCTTCTGTTTTCCTTTACCTTGAGAATCTTTTGTTTCAGCTTTGGCTATATCTAAAGCCTTATTCCTATATTTAGGGACAGTCATAAAGTATTTGATAGCTGTGTCATATTTTGACCAAGCACTATAGTACTGCATTATAGAGATTAAAGTAATGGTAACTGCGAGAACTATTCGGACATCAACCTTAGGTGCCATACGTCTTCGGTAATATCTGTAGTAGTGGGCATAGTAATGCTGTGGATTGTCCAACATATAGTCATAATCTGAGCGTGCCTCGTCATCTCGTAGTATCTCGTAAGCGGTAgcaatttctttaaatttttcttcagCTACTTTCTTGGCTTCCTCGCCCCTGTGAAGATCCGGATGGAATTTTCTCGCCAGCTGTCGGTAGCTTTTAGCAATCTCATTTTTTGGCGTCTCTCTTTTAACTCCTAAAACCTCGTAACAATTTGCTTTGCCGCAGTAAATTCCTTCGAGTAAATGATCGTGAGTGAAAATGCAACTAATGTGACACAGGACTATCAagcaaaaacttaataatttcaCACCACACATCATGacggaatcaattttaagactGAGATAAGAGAACTTTctgtcataataaaatatcacaaactaccaataaaatatgtaagaattttaattaatatttacaaatgcaGTAATAGCTAATACCCCCTATTGTTGCCAGTGCCAGGTGCTTAAATCAACTTTCAAGTTGTCAGTTGTCACATGCATGTGTACTTGTGATTGTAGAGCGTGAGGTGTCCGCTGTCACCTGTGACGGTGCTGACCTTAGAATATTGGTGCTGACGAGTGACGACTTATGCACTAACCAATGATTAATGGATTAAAACAATGGAGCTGGTGTAACACGGCCGTACAAATAAACGTGGTATAAAGTAAGGCTTGATGAAAATCTAAGAATATTGAGCGTAATGTGtactaataaattaagaatatacTATATTGCCTTGCAAGTAAACGAGGGAAACTAGATATAAGCaggtctataattttttttttcttatctaaGTCGGATCTGCGATCAGTCACAAGACTATAAGCGGATGAGTTGGGTGAGTATGACGTTTGGACGAAGAGACCAGTGTCTCATCTGCCTTCCTATAACACATCCTTCCTTTTCAGCCTTTTCATCGCTCTGGGACGGATTAAGAGATCATTAGCCAGGGTATTTGGGTGAACCGAGAGGCAAGGTCTacaattaaagtttttttttagtttaattaggtctataattaaattaaaaaaaacgagaGTGTTTTAGACCACACGATGGCTTAcggaagtaaaacaaaatatttattcaaaaacgGAATTACGCAACAATCAAGAAATTACCCTTCACCTAAAGttagcgttcgttcgtaacgctctcgtcacgcattcaccagcttactttACTTAATTTAGTTTACTCTCGAAGTCAAGCGTGCGTAaagaaatttaaagtttaacttacaaaaataattctGTTGACTCCTATTTTTCCTCGGAGGTTTGAATTTTAACTTCCCGTTAGGTAGGCGTTACtattttgtcatttcttaaGCTGAGACTATTCCTTTATTTAAGTGAATATTAAATCGCAAATCATGTTTAGACCATCGTTATACTTAACCTCTATATCGCTTAGCCTGTATCGATAGACTTTTAGACGATATCCGATATAGTGAAAATGTTTTGAGATCCTGATATTTAGAAGTGTTTCCTCTTTCTAACACATTTAATGGGTCtgacaaacattttttatttcaaatgccAAATAAATCTACAATTACGAGAACAactgtgttattatttttttcatatcttGAAAATGGCTGAGATATACTTATTCGACGGCGTGCGCTCACTAGCCGATGACGTCATACCCTCGGTCATTCAACAGTCGCGCTCTCGTTTGCATGAGGCTACGCAGTAAAGATCAAAATTATAAAGTTCTCTGTAAAATTggaaaataaatactatattgTGCTTAAATTTTACAGTTAAAACACCTGATAAACTCCAATAAAGACaagtttatgttattttatgccTGAGGACCCAAAAATTAGGGAAAAGTTAATGCCagacataaaaagaaatatacagTAGACCCTAAAAAAAGTGCACTTCTGTGAAGACCATTTCGATggaagtatttaatatttttttttaagtgattaccctcacttctgggactaattacacaaattatatttgaaaacaaaatttatgaacaatgcgggactcgtacCCTGACTTCTCGCGTTCTGTTATACCCTagttatgtaggtattaatgcTGCCTTAATTGCTATTCCATCTCAACCAGCATTATTGAATCAGTTATATAAGCCCTAGCTGCGCGCGGGTAGTTAGATCGTTTTCGCTTCTCATAAGTTACGGTTCTGCCCAAGGGTCtctaaaactattattgtataatcaagtcttcatattccttataatatattatatttctttgtgttaaataaatgttttttttaaaaagcgaaCTCAAAAGAGATCCATAACATTTTTGGTGGCAGCGGTGGGATACGGAAATCCCCAGTAAccttaaattattcataaaccaataaaaatcattactcATAAATGTGTGAACCTGTGATCGTGAAAAGTATTATTCATCGTGTAATCAAAAATCTCCAGTGATCTTAAacccaataaatcaaaaatcactATTCATAAAAACCGTGAACCTGTGATCGTGATAAATGTTATTCATTGTGTAATCAAAATCTCCAGTGATCTTAAATCACAACCCAATAAATCAAAAAGTCTCTATTCACAAAATCGTGAACCTGTGATCGTGCAAAGTGTCGTTCATCGTGCAACTTGCAACACAATCGTCGTGAAGGACTGAAGAGTCAGCATTTCGGGAATCACGTCTTATCGCATCAATGCTCGAGGCATTCGCCGTATTAGCCGCCTTATCCTAAGTCTTTTGTCATTGTTTTGTCTAGAGCTGTTCATTAGGGTCCCCCtagactatttgttaaaattattataatcaattagtttgttaattattttacaagatcttatatattttatgtcaagAATCATTACACCTGCGACGTGTCGCGTGACGTAATATGCCCAAAGTCTCCAAGGTTGAAGAtactaaatgaaatatttataatataaaaatattttaaatatattagtgGACGAGGCCTCCACCGATCTAACTAAATCACCAATACATTCGGCAAGAATCACTAGAGCCACTCTCGCAGCAACAGTCATGGCTGAATTAGACCTAAATaccctatttaaatttattaaaccttACGACGGCAGCCGAGAATCAgtcaattcatttataattaattctaataaCGCATATGAGCTAGCTTCCGACTCACAAAGACcagttctttttaaatatattcttagccAGTTGCATGGAAAGGCAGAAATTGCTTGCTCTATAAAGGAGTTCACATCCTGGGATCAACTCAGAAAATTTCTTAAAACCCAGTTTTGTGAACGCAAACA
This genomic window from Leptidea sinapis chromosome 34, ilLepSina1.1, whole genome shotgun sequence contains:
- the LOC126975084 gene encoding dnaJ homolog subfamily C member 25 homolog — translated: MMCGVKLLSFCLIVLCHISCIFTHDHLLEGIYCGKANCYEVLGVKRETPKNEIAKSYRQLARKFHPDLHRGEEAKKVAEEKFKEIATAYEILRDDEARSDYDYMLDNPQHYYAHYYRYYRRRMAPKVDVRIVLAVTITLISIMQYYSAWSKYDTAIKYFMTVPKYRNKALDIAKAETKDSQGKGKQKKSKGELKLEQDRIIRRVIEDNMDIKGAYAKPEIKDILWIQLIILPYTIVCYIHWYLRWFWKFTVLKHPYGEEEKLYLIRKYLKMGHHQFNALDDHEKQEYLDEELWIWDNFVVWKEIKDEETKKALAENNKYKQYRRYIKNHGVGRMTFDDS